tcaAGATCATCACTGAGTGACTGAACTGGCtgcaataacacaaatgtacttCAAATCTTACAAAAAAGAAAGTAAGGTCTATACAATTGGAGTATCAGGTTAATTCAAAACAATAGATTTATATCTGCATATCAAATGAACAGAAAAGTGGACTTTAATAGAGATGACTTATTAAACGATTAATACACATCTGTGTGAATACGGTCACTTCACTAgcaaacacagaaacacacatgaaATATTTCTGGCAAACACAAGAGAAACGCATTTAAAAGTAAACCCTCCACTGCATTCAAGAACGTTAGCTTGATAAATGAATCATTCGTGACGTTTGTGGTTATGAATATTCATGAGTATCTCTGTATATTTAATCctcatggtaaataaaaaaatgtgacagTGCTTAGATTATGCAGAAGAATAACATTTAGCATTTTTCAAAGCTCATCTTATGCAAATCTACAATTCGCTTACTTTACACTGAAATATTACACGAGTTTCCGGAAGAAACGCACTTTATATGTCGTTCACATACGTGCGCATGCGCAAACGCACACAGCGGGAGAGAACCTGCTGGGTATTTATGTTGCCCTGGGGGTCCACGAGTAAAAAGAGTCTCGACTTTTCATCCGTTATCAGTTTGCAGCAGCACAAAATGAAGTTATAACTTCGTCTTAGGTTTCACGTGCGCGTGTTCGCTGAACAAACATATGAATATGTAAATGAGAGGCCGTTGAGTTCTCTCGCTCTGCGTAGCGACAAAGCGCGTTGATAGCCGCGCTGCTAACTCACACTcacaacactacacaaacatcaCGGACAGCGCAGAAAGCACATAGATCGAGCGGGCTAATCCCGTTTATCACCGATTTACCGTCCGCTGAAATATAATCATATGTGAATATGCAACATGCGCGCCATTTCAAATGCTCAGAGTTTAGTAGGTtacagaacaaacacacaactctCATCTGACGGACTTCAAACACACAATAACAACCACACAATAATCTTCATCCGTAAACGAGTGGCACACGTGTGTATGTTTACTCGACGAGGATGGAAAGATTATgaatatgtaaaatgtaataattacCTGCAGTCGAGCGCTCATCTTGAGTCGTTGATCCACTGTCCGCCATTTTGAATATTTAGTGTGAGAGTGAAGCTCCGCCCACTGAAACAAACACGCACAGCATTTCATCTCCTCTAACTGACCTAAACATTTCACACTAATACAAAAGCTAGCAATATGAAGGTTTTCCACAGGCTTTTATCCTCGCTGTCATTCTACGCTACCACATCGTAAATGAAGATATTTACATGAAAGAATAGTATTTATGTACTGTAGTAAAAATGTTCTAGATTCACTTGTTTTTGCACCTTACGACAGTAAATATTTGAGTATTTCTTACAGTTTATCCATTTACTTTAGTTAATAATACAGAACACTAGAGTAGACTGTAGAATTACTATAATATAGCCTAATAAATACTATGATCGAATATTTGTAGTGATTACTGAATACTACAGTATGCTAAAATATTTTCTATGTGAGTTTCCCGCTGAACGAGTATGTTGTCAGATAACTGCTAAATCTCTTTTCGTAAACATTTTTCTTCCTCTTAAAACGTTCGGAACAATCTTTTATGTGTCAATTCTTACATTTGTAAACtagtttactgtatatttactcaaatgtgtgcatgtgtggtaGGATCATCCAGAGCTCTTCAGACCTCTAGTGGTCTCTGACGTCATCGCAAGTGGACCATAAAATAATGCAACAGGATCTGTCTCGTGTCTCTACAGATCTATACATAAAATCTGATCAACCacaaagagaagaaaaataCACCTCTTcatttcacttttaaacaaaagtgtttaacttttttttatcaaCCTGTCTCAACCCCCCCAAGACATCACTTTTGTTCactcatatttatatttgtttgttatcCTAATTATGATGAATGCAGTAATGACAGAGACATATAAAGTATACACTGAATGTCTATAAGCAAGTGTTAGTGTGAACAGCGTCATACACACGTCACAAGTGTTACTGTAGAAATACACACAAATAACTGTCACTCAGAATTCATTTATTTCTAGCAGAGTGAGAGAGATTACAGATGACGGTGATGTCACTCATATGATAGTGTATTCAGATTATTTATTATTCTGGATTCAAGTTTTAACTCAAGTGTTTTACGTGGATTATTTCTGCTCACGCAGTGATTTTTATCAACTAaagtctgtatgtgtgtgcgcgtttagGATTTGTCAGTGTGTGACTCTTGTTTTCTCCAGGCGGCGAGCACTTCATCATCTTCTATTTCTTCAGCGACGCGTGCTCGAGCTCTCTCTCTAATCTGAGCAATGAAAGAAGAGATTTCCTCGTCCTCATTCTCCAGTCGCGAGGAGCGAGTAGATCTTTGGTCTTTGGTATAAGAGCTCCGGCTTCTATACGTCACGGTTTCATCTAAACCATTACACGACGTCTCGGTGGAAGGTGGAGATCTCTGAAATCTCGGATGGTTCATCTCTGGACTGGTATCTCTACACAAATCCAGCTGTTCGTCGGCCTGACGTCTGGACGTGAATCTGGATGTGAAGCTGTAGTTCTCCTCTTCGTCTTCATGGACTGTGATTGAGCTCCTGCGGCTGGTGAAGTCAAACTCCGAGGGTTCCGCCAGATCTTCTTCATATGACGGTCGAGACATGCGAGGTTCAGGATCACCTTCGTAAGAGTTTGTTTTACAGGGAGGTCTCACGTTCATCAGCCATTCGTCGATATTACTGCTGGTGTTACCCACTGATGCCGGGAGGTTGAGGATTCCAGAACGACCGAAATCTCGCTTGGGTTTCGGCTTCTCGCGTGGACAGGCTTCTACATCGTCCAGTCCGTTTAACTTGCCGAGCTCTCCCTCGTGTTCTTCATCCTCGTCCTTCTGCTTTTTCTTCTTGTATAACGTGCTGCGCTTGTTGTCCTCCGCGATCTTCTTCACCTCGTACAACGCCATCTTGTCTCTCATGTCAGATTTGATTTCTTTCTCCATGCTGTCCAGTTTGTGAAGGTTCACCTGGTCCTGGAAGAGACTGTACAGCGGCACACTGGTTGTGGTAATTTTGCTCTTACGAGAGCTGGAAagcgaggagagagaggagaggttTGACGCTCCACCAGAAGAGATCACAGACTCGGCTCTACCGCCGGCAGACGTGACGGAGCGGGCCGTCCCAGCCCCCGGCAGCGCACATTGGGCTCTACAGCGGGACAGAATGCTGGAGGATGTGGCTTCGCTCAACACGGAGGCTTTGTCGTCATCAAGTCCACGACTGAACACCGAAGCGGCTCTGGATGGAGCGAGACTCGTCcccgtcatcatcatcatctccgTTTGCTTCTGCATGAGCGTCTCGTTCACTACGGTGGTGATCCAGTTCTGTATGTTGGCGATGTTGACCATGGGCTCGCCGTTAGGGCCCGTGACCGGAGCGGGAGGCGCCGGAAGCTCTTTGGGCTGCGATCGAGCGCTGTGACCTGAAAGGACGGAAGATCTCCCGCTCAACACAGACACGTTATCGTCTCCGGCGGCGCTGGCGGACGGAAAGGCTCCCGCGCAGAACGCCGACAGCGGGATGCTGGTGCTCAGGGCGCTCTCGGTTTCCCATCCGCACAGCGATTGGCTCTCCTCCAGTGTTTTCCTTGTGCGCTCCAGAAGCTCCACCCTTCTCTGTCGTCTCTTGACGGTGGCGGCGTCCTCTCCTCGACTCATCTGCAGGATCTCGTCCTTGTTCTCCTCGCCGCCGTGTTTCTTCTGCTGCTTCAGTTTCCAGGTCTGATAGGCGGTTAGGTTGACGTCCTCCAGCGAGGGCGCCGGCGCCTCCGTCTCTCCCTCGCCGTTCTCTGACGCCGCGTCTTTTTTGTTCCATCCGAACTGGATCCGCTTAATCTTCCACCTCTCCAGAGGAGTTAAATCTTTGTTCTTTTCGCAGAAATTGTACATGGAGCTGGATTCGGACATGATGCTCTGCGCGTCGTCCtcgatttttttctgtcttgcTTCGTCGTCGATATCATCGTCGGCCTCTTTCCGTCTGTATCGCGCGGCGGCCTGCTCCTCGATCTCCTTAAGCCGTTGTTTCCACAGATCGGAGTAGCTGCTGCAGCTCGCCGTGGATCCGGCGTCGGAAGCGGCTCGACGCGGACGACGCCTGATCTGTTCTTTGAGCATTCTCACGTCTTCGCTGGTCACGCTCTCCAGGTCCTCGGGTCGCGGCGCCTCGCTGACGGAGGACTCGCCGTCGCCACACATGAGCTGCGCCTCCCACCAGTCCTCGTTCTGGTATTTCTCAT
This sequence is a window from Triplophysa rosa linkage group LG4, Trosa_1v2, whole genome shotgun sequence. Protein-coding genes within it:
- the dusp27 gene encoding serine/threonine/tyrosine-interacting-like protein 2, with product MASAGESSAGTDQQDADEAVSVRDVQSHYLRCPSPSFSTVSDRFSMISGSDAESIFMEPIHLSSAIAAKKIISEELKSRDVRSTETSDRMMLETAEQLMVEDLYNRVKDMMDDRSPYNTPCVLDIQRSLLHDRLEAPFNPVDEVWPNVFISEKSVAVNKARLKRLGITHVVNAAHGTGVYTGQTFYQNMNVSYMGIEIDDFSESDMSPHFRSCAEFLDDALLTHRGKVLVNSMMGVSRSAVLVAAYLMIFQNMSVMEALLEIRKKRAINPNEGFLKQLRRLNETLMEERDEDDDDDTLSQCSVIDIRAHPDEEEQSVFGVKAESIMVEEEEDGGSVMSSVASSAAAMKAGILFRPSQHDLKVTSEDPVLPGEVRDDEDGDVGSMIREWQKRNEKYQNEDWWEAQLMCGDGESSVSEAPRPEDLESVTSEDVRMLKEQIRRRPRRAASDAGSTASCSSYSDLWKQRLKEIEEQAAARYRRKEADDDIDDEARQKKIEDDAQSIMSESSSMYNFCEKNKDLTPLERWKIKRIQFGWNKKDAASENGEGETEAPAPSLEDVNLTAYQTWKLKQQKKHGGEENKDEILQMSRGEDAATVKRRQRRVELLERTRKTLEESQSLCGWETESALSTSIPLSAFCAGAFPSASAAGDDNVSVLSGRSSVLSGHSARSQPKELPAPPAPVTGPNGEPMVNIANIQNWITTVVNETLMQKQTEMMMMTGTSLAPSRAASVFSRGLDDDKASVLSEATSSSILSRCRAQCALPGAGTARSVTSAGGRAESVISSGGASNLSSLSSLSSSRKSKITTTSVPLYSLFQDQVNLHKLDSMEKEIKSDMRDKMALYEVKKIAEDNKRSTLYKKKKQKDEDEEHEGELGKLNGLDDVEACPREKPKPKRDFGRSGILNLPASVGNTSSNIDEWLMNVRPPCKTNSYEGDPEPRMSRPSYEEDLAEPSEFDFTSRRSSITVHEDEEENYSFTSRFTSRRQADEQLDLCRDTSPEMNHPRFQRSPPSTETSCNGLDETVTYRSRSSYTKDQRSTRSSRLENEDEEISSFIAQIRERARARVAEEIEDDEVLAAWRKQESHTDKS